The following nucleotide sequence is from Nautilia sp. PV-1.
TTCCGGTAAATATGTATCCTATAATAGGAGGTATTTTATATTTAGCAAAAGGAATATTAAAACTGAGTGCAATAAAAAGTAAAACAATTACAATCAACACAGGACTAACCATTAACCGCCTTAATTAATACTTTTCTCTCCCTCGGCCCGTCAAATTCAACCAAAAATATCCCCTGCCAGTCTCCTAAAACCACTTTTGCATTATCAACTATAAGAGTTAAATTACTTCTTAAAAAAGCGGCTTTTAAATGTGCTCTCGCATTTGAATGAGAATAGTCTCTGTATGGAACGACATCTTTAAGCATTCCAAGCAGATCCCTTCTTAAAGTGGCGTCGCTTTTTTCAAAAATAATTATGCTTGCAGTTGAATGAGGGCAAAAAACTGTTACTATTCCGTTTTTTACACCGCTTTTGATAACTGCTTCTTTAATATCTTCGGTAATATCGATTACTTCGGATTTGTAATTCGTTTTAAATGTTAATTTCTGCATTCTTTCTCCTTTTTATTTGAAATGTTTTTTTCATCCGTTTTATGTAAAAAGTCTTTTAAAAGTTTATATTCTTTTTTATCAAAATACCTGGTTTTCCCAGTCGGAAGCGCATTAAGACTCACCCATCCGTAAGAAAGCCTCTTAAGATCTACCACTTCGCTTCCGAAATTGGCAAAAAACCTCCTAAGTTCTCTGTTTTTCCCCTCTCCAATTGCTACTTTTAGCGTAGAGTATTTAGGTGAGTTTTTAATAATCTGTGCACTTAAAAAAGGCTTAAGAACCATCTTTTTAATATTACTCTCTTCATGCGCTCCGGCATCGCCGACCTCAACGCCTTCTTGCATGGCTTTTATCATGTCTTCGGTAACTTCGCCTTTGATTTTCAGTTTATACACCCTAGGCAGATCCGAATTCATAAGCGCATGCGCGACTTTCGGTGAATCCGTTAATATTAAAAGCCCTTCACTGTTAAAGTCCAGCCTTCCCACAGGTATAAAATGTCTGTATTTTTTCGGCAGAGAATCATAAATAGTTTTTCTGCCCCTGTCGTCTTTTTTTGTTACTAGTTCGCCTCTTGGTTTATTGTAAACAA
It contains:
- a CDS encoding secondary thiamine-phosphate synthase enzyme YjbQ, producing the protein MQKLTFKTNYKSEVIDITEDIKEAVIKSGVKNGIVTVFCPHSTASIIIFEKSDATLRRDLLGMLKDVVPYRDYSHSNARAHLKAAFLRSNLTLIVDNAKVVLGDWQGIFLVEFDGPRERKVLIKAVNG
- a CDS encoding pseudouridine synthase codes for the protein MRLNKFISHHTTYSRREADKLIFDGRVKVNGAIVKEPGFEVEEGDKVAVNGRPVKKSTKYTCIVYNKPRGELVTKKDDRGRKTIYDSLPKKYRHFIPVGRLDFNSEGLLILTDSPKVAHALMNSDLPRVYKLKIKGEVTEDMIKAMQEGVEVGDAGAHEESNIKKMVLKPFLSAQIIKNSPKYSTLKVAIGEGKNRELRRFFANFGSEVVDLKRLSYGWVSLNALPTGKTRYFDKKEYKLLKDFLHKTDEKNISNKKEKECRN